The proteins below come from a single Prolixibacter sp. NT017 genomic window:
- a CDS encoding MgtC/SapB family protein translates to MNFVPNIPDEIIHFLLVLVFSLLIGLEQRRHHSSKEAAELFGTDRTFTFIGLLGYLLIVVNEKSFVPFLTGFIILGLLLGIHYYLKIKEQQKYGLTSIILALLTYSIPLLIMTQPIWLTLSFVVAILVITEMKDEFVTIMQKVSQDEFITLAKFIAFAGIILPLLPHENISDSIPVSPYHIWLAIVVVSGISYASYLLKKLVFPKSSLTITGILGGLYSSTATTVILARKEKSESLGAEAVSAIMMANGMMYLRILLLAFLFNTAVALRLVIPFLLLFVVSMVLSRTALMKAEKQEITGKQVESTSRNPLEFRTALVFGLLFVLFGLITHYVSQAYGSAGVTTLAFVVGVTDIDPFLMNLLQQKSTLDVFVVALAILNATNSNNLLKMMYALSLSSKTVKRRMSLHFGILLAAGILCSVWFYVIK, encoded by the coding sequence ATGAACTTTGTACCCAACATTCCCGATGAAATTATCCACTTCCTGCTGGTTTTGGTTTTCTCGCTACTGATCGGCCTCGAACAGCGCCGTCATCACTCCTCCAAAGAGGCCGCCGAACTCTTCGGTACCGACCGAACTTTTACCTTTATCGGGCTGCTCGGCTACCTGCTCATTGTCGTCAACGAGAAATCGTTCGTTCCCTTTCTCACAGGCTTTATCATCCTGGGTCTGCTCCTCGGCATTCACTATTATCTGAAGATAAAAGAACAGCAAAAATACGGGCTCACCAGCATCATCTTGGCACTACTCACCTACTCCATTCCGTTGCTTATCATGACGCAGCCCATCTGGCTGACGCTGTCGTTTGTGGTAGCCATCCTGGTCATTACCGAAATGAAGGACGAGTTCGTCACCATCATGCAAAAGGTATCGCAGGACGAATTTATAACACTTGCTAAGTTTATCGCTTTCGCGGGAATCATTCTTCCCTTGCTGCCGCATGAAAATATCTCCGATTCCATTCCCGTTTCGCCATATCATATCTGGCTCGCCATCGTAGTGGTTTCGGGCATCTCCTATGCCAGCTACCTGTTGAAGAAACTGGTATTCCCCAAATCGAGTCTGACGATTACCGGTATCCTGGGTGGACTGTACAGCTCAACTGCTACTACCGTGATCCTGGCCAGGAAAGAAAAGAGTGAAAGTCTGGGCGCCGAAGCCGTCTCGGCTATTATGATGGCCAACGGCATGATGTACCTGCGCATTCTCCTGCTGGCATTCCTGTTCAACACCGCCGTGGCCCTCCGGCTGGTGATACCGTTCCTCCTGTTGTTCGTGGTTTCAATGGTGCTCTCGCGCACCGCTTTGATGAAAGCTGAAAAACAGGAAATAACCGGCAAACAGGTAGAGAGTACCAGCCGGAACCCGCTCGAATTCAGGACCGCCCTGGTCTTCGGACTCCTGTTCGTATTGTTCGGACTCATTACCCATTACGTTTCGCAGGCTTACGGAAGTGCAGGTGTAACGACCCTGGCCTTTGTGGTGGGGGTCACCGATATCGACCCGTTCCTGATGAACCTGTTGCAGCAAAAGAGCACCCTCGATGTGTTTGTCGTGGCGCTGGCCATCCTGAATGCCACCAACAGCAACAACCTACTAAAAATGATGTATGCACTATCACTGAGTAGCAAAACGGTGAAAAGACGCATGAGCCTGCATTTTGGCATCCTCCTGGCAGCTGGTATTCTCTGCTCCGTCTGGTTTTACGTGATAAAATAA
- a CDS encoding dihydrofolate reductase family protein, with amino-acid sequence MRKIISFMHISLDGFVAGPNGEMDWINVDEEIFDYVGERISEGDTALYGRVTYQMMEDYWPTAGDKPTASKHDVEHSKWYNQVHKIVLSKSMKDADLPDTTIISDNLTARINEIKQSHDGGSKEILLFGSPTATHSLIQLDLIDGYWLFVNPIILGRGIPLFAGIKDRTKLNLVTTRPFTSGVTELNYTVART; translated from the coding sequence ATGAGAAAAATAATTTCGTTTATGCACATATCGCTTGACGGTTTTGTGGCAGGGCCGAACGGAGAAATGGACTGGATTAACGTTGATGAAGAAATTTTTGATTACGTCGGTGAGCGGATAAGCGAAGGCGACACAGCATTATACGGGCGGGTAACGTACCAGATGATGGAAGATTACTGGCCTACAGCAGGTGATAAGCCGACAGCTTCCAAACACGACGTGGAACATTCAAAGTGGTATAATCAAGTACATAAGATTGTTTTATCGAAGTCAATGAAAGATGCAGATTTGCCTGACACAACCATCATTAGCGATAACCTTACGGCCAGGATAAATGAAATAAAACAATCGCACGATGGCGGGAGTAAAGAGATTTTGCTTTTTGGCAGCCCAACAGCCACTCATTCACTTATTCAACTGGACTTAATTGACGGCTACTGGCTGTTTGTTAACCCGATTATCCTTGGGCGTGGCATTCCGTTGTTTGCAGGTATCAAAGACAGAACAAAACTAAACCTGGTGACTACCCGGCCATTTACCAGCGGAGTAACTGAACTGAATTACACTGTGGCCAGAACATAG
- a CDS encoding cupin domain-containing protein yields the protein MKRSEKIAENKDYTAVNLGSMDDIKNHSLIHPKSGKEVKGKVFLKELTKATGTEISFTSLPPKTELGYFHIHNKDEETYVIIKGSGFYQVNNDCFPIKEGSVIRVAPEGVRSLCNTSDEDMVYICVQSKMNSLEEHTTDDGSRVVYESKWKEFL from the coding sequence ATGAAACGATCGGAGAAGATTGCAGAAAACAAAGATTACACAGCTGTTAACCTGGGCAGTATGGACGATATAAAAAATCATTCGTTAATTCATCCTAAATCGGGGAAAGAGGTTAAAGGAAAGGTATTCTTAAAAGAACTGACAAAAGCCACCGGAACAGAAATATCCTTTACTTCCTTGCCACCTAAAACCGAGTTGGGATATTTCCATATTCACAACAAAGATGAAGAAACGTATGTCATCATTAAAGGAAGTGGTTTTTATCAGGTTAACAATGATTGTTTTCCCATTAAAGAAGGTAGTGTAATAAGAGTTGCGCCGGAGGGAGTGAGAAGTTTATGTAACACGTCGGATGAGGATATGGTGTATATCTGCGTCCAGTCCAAAATGAATTCCCTGGAAGAACATACCACGGATGATGGTTCACGGGTAGTGTACGAATCCAAGTGGAAAGAATTTTTGTAA
- a CDS encoding alpha/beta hydrolase: MIRAIRLLLLLFIMAGTASAQTNGAKPIPRDTSYTPYSAWVKIKKHYPDVTLVKPELPEGVKPEYNVVYATLPNTPYGERKLHLNLFRPEQQGKYPAVILVFGGGWRSGSKEAQVPMAQQIASKGYVTTAVGYRLSPEALYPAAVFDIKAAIRFLRANAKKYDIDPNRIAISGSSAGGQLAALVGMTGDMKKFEGNEGNNQVSSKVQAIIDMDGILDFTTPAESAKDQIPGKRSAGAYWLGATLKENRAKWVEASPMIYAGKDTPPMLFINSAQPRFHAGRDSVISVLDKYHIYNNVHTIPNSVHSFWQVHPWFDQTVKYMVTFLDKTLKKH, encoded by the coding sequence ATGATACGAGCTATCCGACTTCTGCTACTACTTTTCATTATGGCCGGAACTGCTTCCGCACAAACCAATGGAGCGAAACCCATTCCGCGCGATACCTCTTACACACCTTACTCAGCCTGGGTGAAAATCAAAAAACACTATCCCGATGTCACACTCGTGAAGCCGGAGTTACCTGAAGGTGTTAAACCGGAATACAATGTAGTCTATGCAACTTTGCCTAACACGCCTTATGGCGAGCGTAAACTGCATCTCAATCTGTTTCGTCCTGAGCAGCAGGGAAAATATCCGGCAGTCATCCTGGTCTTTGGCGGAGGCTGGCGTTCCGGCAGCAAGGAGGCTCAGGTTCCGATGGCTCAGCAGATCGCATCAAAGGGGTATGTTACGACAGCGGTCGGGTACCGGTTATCTCCGGAGGCACTTTATCCGGCAGCGGTATTCGACATCAAGGCGGCCATTCGCTTTTTACGTGCCAATGCAAAGAAGTATGACATTGATCCCAACCGAATCGCTATTTCCGGAAGCTCCGCAGGCGGTCAGCTGGCTGCGTTGGTCGGTATGACCGGCGATATGAAGAAGTTTGAAGGCAATGAGGGAAACAACCAGGTTTCGTCGAAAGTACAGGCCATTATCGACATGGATGGCATCCTCGATTTCACCACGCCGGCAGAAAGTGCAAAGGATCAAATTCCCGGCAAACGCTCGGCAGGCGCTTACTGGTTGGGTGCCACGCTGAAAGAGAATCGGGCCAAATGGGTGGAAGCGTCTCCTATGATTTACGCCGGGAAGGATACACCGCCCATGCTGTTCATCAACAGTGCTCAGCCCCGTTTCCATGCCGGGCGTGACAGTGTCATTTCAGTCCTCGACAAGTACCATATTTACAACAACGTACATACTATTCCCAACAGTGTACATTCCTTTTGGCAGGTACATCCCTGGTTCGACCAAACCGTGAAGTATATGGTCACCTTCCTGGACAAGACATTGAAGAAACACTGA
- a CDS encoding RagB/SusD family nutrient uptake outer membrane protein has product MQIKKYKFKVALLSAIFFLSGCSQSFLDTTPEGSIPVDSFYKTDADAKGAVLGVYDILQSMYAYDWDSMWMMKTLLSDEIYTGGGHRGDQPPYEEINEFRYSSSNPVITWLFQMSYWGIYRANLVIANIKPESDAKKQAIAEAKSLRAMLYFDLVTLWGQVPLVTEPASSPDQYNQPRAKVADIWAQIEKDLNEAIPDLPLKSQQSAADKVRVSKGMAQAMLGKSLLYEKKYADAAAEFQKVIDSGEYGLISDYSQILRKGQEFGKESLFEISYSAEKNYDWGNFQWGNNGRNTESNIHWQLCGPRGDGWFDGGNTGLVAGWGFAYPQKSLWNAYTADNDTIRRNAAMLSEDQLIAHGGKLRNPDQGNSYPWGCEGYIRLKYGSWADESNTSETSVKELNYATNIRLMRYADVLLMAAEAYNRSGQDGKALPLINQVRARVNLPALTSSGDQLFADIKNERRLELSFEGVRFQDLVRWGDAKNVLADQGKMIPEGTFTNGQEDYMSISGAGFKDRNVLLPIPEQEISVNPQSSQNDGY; this is encoded by the coding sequence ATGCAGATCAAAAAATATAAATTCAAGGTGGCGTTACTATCCGCCATTTTCTTCCTTTCGGGCTGTTCTCAATCATTCCTGGACACCACGCCCGAAGGCTCCATCCCTGTGGACAGCTTCTATAAAACCGATGCCGACGCTAAAGGCGCCGTGCTGGGTGTTTACGACATACTTCAATCGATGTACGCCTACGACTGGGACAGCATGTGGATGATGAAAACCCTGTTGTCCGACGAAATCTATACCGGTGGAGGACACCGCGGTGACCAGCCTCCCTACGAGGAAATCAATGAATTCCGCTACAGCTCCAGCAACCCGGTAATCACCTGGTTGTTCCAGATGTCCTATTGGGGCATCTACCGCGCCAACCTGGTGATTGCGAACATCAAACCCGAATCGGACGCGAAGAAACAGGCTATTGCCGAAGCGAAATCGCTGCGTGCGATGTTGTATTTCGACCTGGTTACCCTGTGGGGACAAGTACCGCTGGTAACCGAGCCGGCATCGTCACCCGACCAGTATAACCAGCCACGCGCTAAAGTAGCCGACATCTGGGCGCAGATTGAGAAGGACCTCAACGAGGCTATCCCCGATCTTCCGCTGAAAAGCCAGCAATCGGCAGCCGACAAGGTGCGCGTTTCCAAGGGAATGGCCCAGGCTATGTTGGGTAAATCGTTGCTCTACGAGAAAAAGTACGCCGATGCAGCTGCCGAGTTCCAGAAAGTCATCGATTCGGGCGAATACGGACTGATTTCTGACTATTCTCAAATTCTCCGCAAAGGACAGGAATTCGGAAAAGAGTCATTGTTCGAAATTTCGTACTCAGCTGAGAAGAACTACGACTGGGGCAACTTCCAGTGGGGCAACAACGGCCGTAACACCGAAAGTAACATCCACTGGCAGCTTTGCGGTCCGCGTGGTGACGGCTGGTTTGACGGTGGTAATACCGGCCTGGTAGCCGGATGGGGATTTGCTTATCCGCAGAAATCGCTATGGAACGCTTACACTGCAGACAACGATACGATTCGCCGGAATGCAGCCATGCTGAGTGAAGATCAGTTAATCGCTCACGGCGGAAAACTGCGGAACCCCGATCAGGGCAATTCCTATCCATGGGGTTGTGAAGGTTACATCCGCTTAAAATACGGCTCATGGGCCGATGAGTCGAATACCAGCGAAACCAGTGTGAAAGAGCTGAACTACGCCACCAACATCCGTTTGATGCGCTATGCCGACGTTCTGCTGATGGCTGCTGAAGCATACAACCGCAGTGGTCAGGATGGTAAAGCCCTTCCGCTTATCAACCAGGTACGGGCCCGCGTAAATCTCCCTGCCCTCACCTCATCGGGTGACCAGCTTTTCGCCGACATCAAGAATGAACGCCGCCTGGAACTGTCGTTCGAAGGTGTACGCTTCCAGGACCTCGTTCGCTGGGGCGACGCGAAGAACGTACTGGCTGATCAGGGTAAAATGATTCCGGAAGGAACGTTTACCAATGGTCAGGAAGATTACATGTCCATTTCAGGTGCCGGATTCAAAGACAGAAACGTGTTACTGCCGATTCCGGAGCAAGAGATTTCCGTTAACCCGCAGAGCTCACAAAACGATGGATATTAA